From the genome of Spirochaetae bacterium HGW-Spirochaetae-1, one region includes:
- a CDS encoding short-chain dehydrogenase, which translates to MKKGVTGIMKDLKNKNVLITGAGSGIGRLMARGFAAEKANCALVDVNGKGLEETAALAEKQGTRIKTYICDISDKKKVSSVAQEIRKDFGGVDVLINNAGTITGKSFLDLSIEEMERTMAINYWGHLYFTKEFIHDMVKQGKGNIVNVASSSGLLGMPILSDYAASKFAEVGLSEALRREMKKFGHRGVKITCVCPYIIDTGMFKGFKPFLFSPFIKPATAAKKIIGAVKKDKPYVMMPPHSIYTMMAMRLLPTDIFDALLNVFGSGRAMDNFTGRSN; encoded by the coding sequence ATGAAAAAGGGGGTAACAGGAATTATGAAGGATTTAAAAAACAAAAATGTTCTCATCACGGGAGCCGGGAGCGGTATCGGCAGGCTTATGGCCCGGGGTTTTGCCGCGGAAAAGGCCAACTGCGCCCTGGTTGACGTTAACGGGAAGGGGCTCGAGGAGACGGCGGCCCTTGCGGAAAAACAGGGCACCAGGATTAAAACATATATCTGCGACATCTCCGACAAAAAAAAGGTGAGCTCCGTTGCGCAGGAGATCAGAAAGGATTTCGGCGGCGTTGATGTTTTGATCAATAACGCAGGCACGATAACGGGGAAGAGTTTTCTGGATCTCAGTATCGAGGAAATGGAACGCACTATGGCCATCAACTACTGGGGGCATCTCTATTTCACCAAGGAATTCATTCATGATATGGTTAAGCAGGGGAAGGGAAATATCGTCAATGTGGCCTCGTCGAGCGGGCTTCTGGGTATGCCCATACTCTCCGACTATGCCGCCAGTAAGTTTGCCGAGGTGGGGCTCTCTGAGGCGCTTCGTCGGGAAATGAAAAAATTCGGTCACCGGGGCGTGAAGATCACCTGTGTATGCCCCTATATTATTGACACCGGCATGTTCAAGGGTTTCAAGCCCTTTCTTTTCAGCCCCTTCATCAAACCCGCAACGGCAGCTAAAAAAATCATCGGGGCCGTAAAGAAAGACAAGCCGTATGTCATGATGCCGCCTCACAGCATCTATACCATGATGGCCATGAGGCTTTTACCCACGGATATCTTCGATGCGCTGCTCAATGTTTTTGGTTCCGGAAGGGCCATGGATAATTTTACGGGACGATCAAATTAA